One Aegilops tauschii subsp. strangulata cultivar AL8/78 chromosome 7, Aet v6.0, whole genome shotgun sequence genomic window carries:
- the LOC109767546 gene encoding probable methyltransferase At1g29790, producing MGSVSLKLPASRRRHGGPLSCLCSPAPLNLLMLLSLLCTNLLAFFAFFAAPTRHDPAAGTTPSSSANLSAHVAAIALEIGDGASSSGGRLPDGLPPELLLFLTPHALPLGRDARTGLTHMPASVAASCLRSPSALALLSAFMSYAPHSACPRNATLPRRLVSKGCEPLPRRRCLSRGPRAPLPASGMGLDHRRWAGPARGGGHEFLVDDVLRLGASKIRIGLDVAGGAANFAARMRERGVTVVTSVLDGPGKPMNEFVASRGLFPLLLSPAHRFPFYDGVFDLVHVGTAALDEAGAPAMGQAATPEALEFFMFDVDRVLRAGGLLWIDSYLCQSEERRRVVAKLIERFGYKKLKWVAGEKAGGAATSTYLSAVLRKPARS from the coding sequence ATGGGGTCGGTGTCCCTGAAGCTGCCGGCGTCCCGCCGCCGCCACGGCGGCCCCCTCTCCTGCCTCTGCTCACCGGCGCCGCTCAACCTCCTCATGCTGCTCTCCCTCCTCTGCACCAACCTCctcgccttcttcgccttcttcgccgccccgacccgccacgaccccgccgccggcacaaccccctcctcctccgccaACCTCTCCGCGCACGTCGCCGCCATCGCGCTCGAGATCGGcgacggcgcctcctcctccggcggccGCCTCCCAGACGGCCTGCCCCCGGAGCTGCTCCTCTTCCTCACCCCGCACGCGCTGCCGCTCGGCCGCGACGCGCGGACGGGGCTCACCCACATGCCGGCCTCCGTCGCCGCCTCCTGCCTCCGGTCCCCGTCCGCGCTGGCGCTCCTCTCGGCCTTCATGTCCTACGCGCCCCACTCCGCCTGCCCGCGCAACGCCAccctcccgcgccgcctcgtcTCCAAGGGCTGCgagccgctgccccgccgccggtGCCTCTCCCGCGGGCCCCGCGCCCCGCTCCCGGCATCCGGCATGGGCCTCGACCACCGCCGCTGGGCCGGCCCCGCGCGCGGCGGCGGCCACGAGTTCCTCGTCGACGACGTGCTGCGCCTGGGCGCGTCCAAGATCCGGATCGGCCTCGACGTCGCCGGCGGCGCCGCCAACTTCGCCGCCCGGATGAGGGAGCGCGGGGTCACCGTCGTCACCTCCGTGCTCGACGGGCCCGGGAAGCCGATGAACGAGTTCGTGGCGTCAAGGGGCCTGTTCCCGCTCCTGCTCTCGCCGGCGCACCGGTTCCCCTTCTACGACGGGGTGTTCGACCTGGTGCACGTCGGCACCGCGGCGCTGGACGAGGCCGGGGCGCCCGCGATGGGGCAGGCGGCGACGCCGGAGGCGCTGGAGTTCTTCATGTTCGACGTCGACCGGGTGCTGCGCGCCGGCGGGCTGCTCTGGATCGACAGCTACCTGTGCCAGAGCGAGGAGAGGAGGCGGGTGGTTGCCAAGCTGATAGAGAGGTTTGGTTACAAGAAGCTCAAGTGGGTCGCCGGAGAGAAGGCCGGCGGTGCGGCGACATCAACCTACCTCTCCGCGGTGCTGCGAAAGCCGGCAAGGAGCTGA
- the LOC109767545 gene encoding peroxidase 1-like, which produces MASGSAALSVVAVAMAAALLALCGSTEAHTQFGAYNKTCPQAEDIVFKEMTAVVAKSPGLAGSLLRLFSVDCFVGGCEGSILLDSTTNNTAEKDSPLNKGLRGYDVIDSIKAKLEAACPGVVSCADVLALAARDSVRITKGPYIPVPTGREDGNRSSAADVTPNTPKPDASITGLITFFGKFNLTAKDLAVLSGAHTIGKAHCSAFSTRLYNFTASNNISDPTLDANYTATLRGQCAAGDLATLVDLDPNSGTTFDLGYYRGVAASMGLLSTDGALLLNEDTRAYVTCQANATAPAEFFADFAASFINMSKIGVLSHHKGQIRRHCSAVNPLSASSQAPVTMGAHAAVLLASSFVSIVALALVL; this is translated from the exons ATGGCGTCGGGATCAGCAGCTCTGTCTGTCGTCGCCGTGGCCATGGCGGCTGCGCTCCTTGCCCTGTGTGGCTCGACGGAGGCCCACACGCAGTTCGGGGCGTACAACAAGACGTGCCCACAGGCGGAGGACATCGTGTTCAAGGAGATGACGGCCGTCGTCGCCAAGTCGCCCGGCCTCGCCGGATCCCTGCTCCGGCTCTTCTCCGTCGACTGCTTCGTCGGA GGTTGCGAGGGGTCGATTCTTCTGGACTCGACGACCAACAACACGGCGGAGAAGGACTCGCCGCTCAACAAGGGCCTCCGCGGCTACGACGTCATCGACTCCATCAAGGCGAAGCTCGAGGCGGCCTGCCCCGGCGTCGTCTCCTGCGCCGACGTCCTCGCCCTCGCTGCGCGCGACTCCGTGCGAATT ACCAAAGGCCCCTACATCCCGGTCCCGACGGGGCGGGAGGACGGCAACAGGTCGTCTGCCGCCGATGTCACCCCCAACACCCCCAAGCCAGACGCCAGCATCACCGGCCTCATCACCTTCTTCGGGAAGTTCAACCTCACCGCCAAGGACCTCGCCGTCCTCTCCGGCGCACACACCATCGGCAAGGCTCACTGCTCCGCCTTCTCCACCCGCCTCTACAACTTCACTGCCAGCAACAACATCTCCGACCCCACGCTCGATGCCAACTACACGGCCACGCTTCGCGGCCAGTGTGCGGCCGGTGACCTCGCCACCCTGGTCGACCTCGACCCCAACAGCGGCACGACATTCGACCTCGGGTACTACAGGGGCGTCGCAGCGAGCATGGGCCTCCTCTCCACTGACGGCGCGCTGCTCCTCAACGAGGACACCAGGGCCTACGTGACGTGCCAGGCCAACGCCACCGCGCCTGCCGAGTTCTTCGCCGACTTCGCCGCGTCCTTCATCAATATGAGCAAGATCGGCGTGTTGTCGCACCATAAGGGCCAGATAAGGAGGCACTGCTCCGCCGTCAACCCTCTGTCCGCCTCCTCACAGGCGCCCGTCACCATGGGCGCGCACGCCGCCGTGCTACTCGCCAGCTCTTTCGTCTCCATCGTCGCTCTGGCGCTTGTGCTCTAG
- the LOC109767544 gene encoding protein NRT1/ PTR FAMILY 2.11-like isoform X1 yields the protein MDAEPRRQQQEEEEEEEGTTKEQDSGDGDGADAEPVHNHRGWKVMPYVIGNETFEKLGTIGTLSNMLVYLTTVYHMQSVSAATLLNVFSGTSNLATVLGAFVSDTYLGRYTTIAISIVASFLGMLLLTLTAALPSLHPPTCNTSKGQPCQGPSTSHFAALLASFFFLVVGASGVRPCSLAFGADQFDPRTADGRRGIASFFNWYYFTFTIAIMLSATVIIYLQSNVNWALGLAVPAVLMGISCVVFFMGTRLYVRVRPEGSPLTSFAQVLVAATRKRHLRRARGVAELFDLPHRSKLVSKLAYTDQFTCLDKAAMRTPEDALHSEEKTPVNPWRLCTVQQVEEVKCLARIIPVWSSGTVYFVVLTQLGTYVVLQAAQTDRRISSASSFQIPQGSLIVFSMLSLTLWIPVYDRLVVPALRRFTKHEGGITLLQRIGVGLALSVATMLVSAAVEHRRRRRTAMMSCFWLVPQLLLAGLSEAFAGIGQLEFFYRQFPENMRSVAGALYCLGFALASYASGVMVTVVHRATRGRDGRPDWLAQDLDQGRVDLFYLVTAAIAAVNLIYFIACARWYRFKESNDDDDGSHANGDDVELVDGRLEKSASAAPV from the exons ATGGACGCTGAGCCTCGGCGGCAGCAacaagaggaggaggaggaagaggagggcaCGACGAAGGAGCAGGACTCCGGCGACGGCGATGGCGCCGACGCAGAGCCCGTCCACAACCACCGCGGATGGAAGGTCATGCCATACGTCATAG GGAACGAGACGTTTGAGAAGCTTGGCACGATCGGGACGTTGTCCAACATGCTGGTGTACCTGACGACGGTGTATCACATGCAGAGCGTCAGCGCCGCCACCCTCCTCAACGTCTTCTCCGGCACCAGCAACCTTGCCACCGTCCTCGGCGCCTTCGTCAGCGACACCTACCTAGGCCGCTACACCACCATTGCCATCTCCATCGTCGCCTCCTTCCTCGGCATGCTCCTGCTCACCCTCACCGCCGCCCTCCCCTCCCTCCACCCTCCCACCTGCAACACATCCAAAGGGCAACCATGCCAAGGCCCATCCACCTCCCACTTCGCCGCTCTCCtcgcctccttcttcttcctggTCGTCGGCGCCAGCGGCGTTCGGCCATGCAGCCTCGCCTTTGGGGCAGACCAGTTTGACCCGCGCACCGCCGACGGACGCCGTGGCATCGCCAGCTTCTTCAACTGGTACTACTTTACTTTCACCATCGCCATCATGCTCTCGGCTACCGTCATCATCTACCTCCAAAGCAACGTCAACTGGGCGCTGGGGCTCGCCGTCCCCGCCGTGCTCATGGGCATCTCATGTGTCGTCTTCTTCATGGGCACCCGCCTCTATGTTCGTGTCCGCCCCGAGGGCAGCCCCTTGACTAGTTTTGCACAGGTCCTCGTCGCCGCTACACGCAAGCGCCACCTCCGGCGAGCTCGTGGCGTCGCCGAGCTGTTCGACCTGCCGCACCGGAGCAAGCTCGTCTCCAAGCTAGCGTACACCGACCAGTTCACGTGCCTCGACAAGGCGGCCATGCGGACCCCTGAGGACGCGCTCCACTCCGAGGAGAAGACGCCGGTGAATCCATGGAGGTTGTGCACGGTGCAGCAAGTGGAGGAGGTGAAGTGCCTAGCCCGCATCATCCCGGTATGGTCATCGGGCACCGTCTACTTTGTGGTGCTCACCCAGCTTGGCACCTACGTCGTGCTCCAGGCAGCGCAGACCGACCGGCGGATCAGCAGCGCCAGCAGCTTCCAGATCCCGCAGGGCTCcttgatcgtcttctccatgcTCTCCCTCACTCTATGGATACCCGTGTACGACCGGCTGGTGGTGCCGGCGCTCCGCCGCTTCACCAAGCACGAGGGCGGCATCACCCTGCTCCAGCGCATCGGCGTCGGCCTTGCGCTCTCCGTCGCGACGATGCTGGTGTCGGCGGCCGTGGAGCACCGACGACGGCGCCGAACCGCCATGATGTCGTGCTTCTGGCTGGTGCCGCAGCTGCTGCTGGCGGGCCTGTCGGAGGCGTTCGCGGGCATCGGGCAGCTCGAGTTCTTCTACCGGCAGTTCCCGGAGAACATGCGGAGCGTGGCGGGGGCGCTCTACTGCCTGGGGTTCGCCCTCGCGAGCTACGCGAGCGGGGTCATGGTGACGGTGGTGCACCGGGCGACGAGGGGGCGGGACGGTCGGCCGGACTGGCTGGCGCAGGACCTGGACCAGGGGAGGGTCGACCTGTTCTACCTCGtcaccgccgccatcgccgccgtcaACCTCATATACTTCATTGCCTGCGCCCGGTGGTACAGATTCAAGGAGtccaacgacgacgacgacggctcCCACGCCAACGGCGATGATGTCGAGCTTGTCGACGGAAGACTGGAGAAGTCCGCGAGTGCCGCGCCGGTTTAG
- the LOC109767544 gene encoding protein NRT1/ PTR FAMILY 2.11-like isoform X2, whose translation MDAEPRRQQQEEEEEEEGTTKEQDSGDGDGADAEPVHNHRGWKVMPYVIGNETFEKLGTIGTLSNMLVYLTTVYHMQSVSAATLLNVFSGTSNLATVLGAFVSDTYLGRYTTIAISIVASFLGMLLLTLTAALPSLHPPTCNTSKGQPCQGPSTSHFAALLASFFFLVVGASGVRPCSLAFGADQFDPRTADGRRGIASFFNWYYFTFTIAIMLSATVIIYLQSNVNWALGLAVPAVLMGISCVVFFMGTRLYVRVRPEGSPLTSFAQVLVAATRKRHLRRARGVAELFDLPHRSKLVSKLAYTDQFTCLDKAAMRTPEDALHSEEKTPVNPWRLCTVQQVEEAAQTDRRISSASSFQIPQGSLIVFSMLSLTLWIPVYDRLVVPALRRFTKHEGGITLLQRIGVGLALSVATMLVSAAVEHRRRRRTAMMSCFWLVPQLLLAGLSEAFAGIGQLEFFYRQFPENMRSVAGALYCLGFALASYASGVMVTVVHRATRGRDGRPDWLAQDLDQGRVDLFYLVTAAIAAVNLIYFIACARWYRFKESNDDDDGSHANGDDVELVDGRLEKSASAAPV comes from the exons ATGGACGCTGAGCCTCGGCGGCAGCAacaagaggaggaggaggaagaggagggcaCGACGAAGGAGCAGGACTCCGGCGACGGCGATGGCGCCGACGCAGAGCCCGTCCACAACCACCGCGGATGGAAGGTCATGCCATACGTCATAG GGAACGAGACGTTTGAGAAGCTTGGCACGATCGGGACGTTGTCCAACATGCTGGTGTACCTGACGACGGTGTATCACATGCAGAGCGTCAGCGCCGCCACCCTCCTCAACGTCTTCTCCGGCACCAGCAACCTTGCCACCGTCCTCGGCGCCTTCGTCAGCGACACCTACCTAGGCCGCTACACCACCATTGCCATCTCCATCGTCGCCTCCTTCCTCGGCATGCTCCTGCTCACCCTCACCGCCGCCCTCCCCTCCCTCCACCCTCCCACCTGCAACACATCCAAAGGGCAACCATGCCAAGGCCCATCCACCTCCCACTTCGCCGCTCTCCtcgcctccttcttcttcctggTCGTCGGCGCCAGCGGCGTTCGGCCATGCAGCCTCGCCTTTGGGGCAGACCAGTTTGACCCGCGCACCGCCGACGGACGCCGTGGCATCGCCAGCTTCTTCAACTGGTACTACTTTACTTTCACCATCGCCATCATGCTCTCGGCTACCGTCATCATCTACCTCCAAAGCAACGTCAACTGGGCGCTGGGGCTCGCCGTCCCCGCCGTGCTCATGGGCATCTCATGTGTCGTCTTCTTCATGGGCACCCGCCTCTATGTTCGTGTCCGCCCCGAGGGCAGCCCCTTGACTAGTTTTGCACAGGTCCTCGTCGCCGCTACACGCAAGCGCCACCTCCGGCGAGCTCGTGGCGTCGCCGAGCTGTTCGACCTGCCGCACCGGAGCAAGCTCGTCTCCAAGCTAGCGTACACCGACCAGTTCACGTGCCTCGACAAGGCGGCCATGCGGACCCCTGAGGACGCGCTCCACTCCGAGGAGAAGACGCCGGTGAATCCATGGAGGTTGTGCACGGTGCAGCAAGTGGAGGAG GCAGCGCAGACCGACCGGCGGATCAGCAGCGCCAGCAGCTTCCAGATCCCGCAGGGCTCcttgatcgtcttctccatgcTCTCCCTCACTCTATGGATACCCGTGTACGACCGGCTGGTGGTGCCGGCGCTCCGCCGCTTCACCAAGCACGAGGGCGGCATCACCCTGCTCCAGCGCATCGGCGTCGGCCTTGCGCTCTCCGTCGCGACGATGCTGGTGTCGGCGGCCGTGGAGCACCGACGACGGCGCCGAACCGCCATGATGTCGTGCTTCTGGCTGGTGCCGCAGCTGCTGCTGGCGGGCCTGTCGGAGGCGTTCGCGGGCATCGGGCAGCTCGAGTTCTTCTACCGGCAGTTCCCGGAGAACATGCGGAGCGTGGCGGGGGCGCTCTACTGCCTGGGGTTCGCCCTCGCGAGCTACGCGAGCGGGGTCATGGTGACGGTGGTGCACCGGGCGACGAGGGGGCGGGACGGTCGGCCGGACTGGCTGGCGCAGGACCTGGACCAGGGGAGGGTCGACCTGTTCTACCTCGtcaccgccgccatcgccgccgtcaACCTCATATACTTCATTGCCTGCGCCCGGTGGTACAGATTCAAGGAGtccaacgacgacgacgacggctcCCACGCCAACGGCGATGATGTCGAGCTTGTCGACGGAAGACTGGAGAAGTCCGCGAGTGCCGCGCCGGTTTAG